The Chelonia mydas isolate rCheMyd1 chromosome 3, rCheMyd1.pri.v2, whole genome shotgun sequence genome includes a region encoding these proteins:
- the LOC102945419 gene encoding trace amine-associated receptor 2-like, protein MAFPNISKDLIDCSEFGNGSCPEMFRSSGVRGAMYLSMTGAIFITIFGNLAIIISISYFKQLHSPTNFLILSMAITDFLLGFTIMPYSMVRSVENCWYFGITFCKVHYSFDLMLCVTSIFHLCSIAVDRFYAICYPLHYSSKITISAIKRMLAVCWSIPAAFAFGVVFSEAYASGIEGYQILVACSSSCPVMFNKLWGTVLFTVGFFTPGCVMIGIYVKIFLVSKKHARVMSSMPENANREKPNQLSKNKDRKAAKTLSIVMGVFLICWFPCFFTILIDPFLNFSTPAMLFDALTWCGYFNSTCNPLIYGFFYPWFRKALRYLLGKIFQTHFCTASLFPENQ, encoded by the coding sequence AtggcttttcctaatatctccaAGGACCTGATTGATTGCTCTGAATTTGGAAATGGATCTTGTCCTGAAATGTTCAGATCATCAGGTGTTCGAGGTGCAATGTATTTGTCCATGACTGGAGCCATCTTCATCACCATCTTCGGGAATCTAGCCATAATCATTTCAATCTCCTATTTCAAACAGCTTCACTCTCCAACCAACTTCTTGATTCTGTCCATGGCTATTACAGACTTTCTTCTGGGATTCACCATTATGCCCTACAGCATGGTCAGATCTGTGGAGAACTGCTGGTACTTTGGGATCACTTTCTGCAAAGTCCACTATAGTTTTGATCTGATGCTCTGTGTAACTTCTATCTTCCATCTTTGTTCCATTGCTGTTGATCGCTTTTATGCTATCTGTTACCCACTGCATTATTCTAGCAAAATAACCATCTCTGCGATAAAGCGAATGCTAGCAGTTTGTTGGTCAATACCAGCTGCTTTTGCTTTCGGAGTGGTTTTCTCAGAAGCATATGCTTCTGGAATAGAGGGCTATCAGATTTTAGTTGCATGCTCTAGTTCTTGTCCAGTTATGTTTAATAAATTATGGGGAACAGTTTTGTTCACAGTTGGCTTCTTTACTCCTGGCTGTGTTATGATAGGAATTTATGTCAAAATTTTTTTAGTATCCAAAAAGCATGCACGTGTTATGAGCAGCATGCCTGAAAATGCAAATCGTGAAAAGCCAAATCAACTTTCCAAGAATAAAGACAGGAAGGCGGCTAAGACACTAAGTATAGTCATGGGGGTGTTCCTGATATGCTGGTTTCCATGTTTCTTCACAATTTTAATTGACCCATTTTTAAATTTCTCTACTCCTGCAATGTTGTTCGATGCCTTAACGTGGTGTGGCTATTTTAACTCTACCTGTAATCCATTAATATATGGTTTTTTCTACCCATGGTTTCGAAAAGCACTGAGATACTTATTAGGTAAAATATTCCAGACACACTTCTGTACAGCTAGTCTGTTTCCTGAAAATCAATAA
- the LOC102941956 gene encoding trace amine-associated receptor 1, whose product MYLSGFEISGKMQFCCESVNGSCIKSNWSSNIRMSMYSLMVCIILATLAGNLTVIVSIAHFKQLHTPTNFLILSMSTVDFLLGCFIMPYSMVRSVENCWYFGELFCKIHTSTDIMLSTASIFHLSFISIDRYCAVCDPLRYKSKINTCIIVVMIVISWTVPAIFAFGMIFLELNLKGAEEIFYNHIHCVGGCFVFFSETSGVVASMISFYIPAFVMLCIYGKIYAIAKRQARSIKDAASQTQIRFEMKHHISPSRERKAAKTLGIVMGVFLICWSPFFFCTATDPFMNYSTPPILIDALMWFGYLNSTFNPLVYAFFYMWFRRALKLILFGKVFQEDSSRTQLFLE is encoded by the coding sequence ATGTACTTAAGTGGGTTTGAGATCTCAGGAAAGATGCAGTTTTGCTGTGAATCTGTAAATGGCTCCTGCATAAAAAGCAACTGGTCAAGCAATATCCGTATGTCCATGTATAGCTTGATGGTGTGCATCATCCTGGCCACGTTGGCTGGAAATCTGACGGTTATCGTCTCAATAGCGCACTTCAAGCAGCTCCATACGCCTACAAATTTCTTGATCCTTTCCATGTCCACTGTTGACTTTTTGTTGGGATGCTTCATCATGCCTTACAGCATGGTGAGGTCTGTGGAGAACTGCTGGTACTTTGGAGAACTCTTCTGCAAAATCCACACTAGCACAGACATTATGCTCAGCACAGCCTCCATTTTCCATCTTTCCTTCATTTCTATTGATCGCTACTGTGCTGTGTGTGACCCACTGAGATACAAATCTAAGATAAATACTTGCATCATAGTGGTCATGATCGTCATAAGTTGGACCGTCCCTGCCATTTTTGCCTTTGGGATGATCTTTCTGGAGCTAAACTTAAAAGGAGCGGAAGAGATTTTCTATAATCATATCCACTGTGTTGGCGGCTGCTTTGTCTTCTTTAGCGAAACTTCAGGCGTGGTGGCCTCCATGATTTCCTTCTACATCCCTGCATTTGTTATGTTGTGCATCTATGGGAAAATATATGCTATAGCCAAGAGGCAGGCAAGATCCATTAAAGATGCAGCTAGCCAAACACAAATCAGATTTGAGATGAAGCACCACATTTCACCAAGTAGAGAAAGGAAAGCTGCAAAGACATTAGGCATAGTGATGGGTGTTTTTCTCATATGCTGGTCTCCGTTTTTCTTCTGTACTGCCACTGACCCCTTTATGAATTACTCAACACCACCTATTCTTATTGATGCATTGATGTGGTTTGGTTACCTGAATTCTACATTTAACCCCTTAGTGTATGCATTTTTTTACATGTGGTTTCGCAGAGCACTAAAGCTGATTCTGTTTGGTAAAGTTTTCCAAGAGGACTCTTCCAGGACTCAATTATTTTTAGAATAA
- the LOC102945190 gene encoding trace amine-associated receptor 2 → MVSPNTMKNFIDCSKFGNGSCPEMSRSSGVRGAMYLFMTGAIFITIFGNPAIIISISYFKQLHSPTNFLILSMAITDFLLGFTIMPYSMIMSVENCWYCEITFCKVHYSFNLMLCLVSIFHLCSIAVDRFYAICYPLHYSSKISFPVIRQLLAVCWTVPVALLLGLFFSEAYASGIEGYKILVACSSLCPIVFNKSWGTILFTVGLFAPGCFIIGTYGKKTVISKKHARVVNNIPDDANNDIINQLSKKKARKAAKTSSIVMGVFLICWFPCFFTILIDLFLNFTTMLALFDALNWFGYFNSTCNPLIYGFFYPWFQKALKYILGGKIFNPHSRTTNLLLKINHNRISEMENKSQ, encoded by the coding sequence ATGGTTTCTCCTAATACAATGAAGAACTTTATTGATTGCTCCAAATTTGGAAATGGATCTTGTCCTGAAATGTCCAGATCATCAGGCGTTCGAGGTGCAATGTATTTGTTCATGACTGGAGCCATCTTCATCACCATCTTTGGAAATCCTGCCATAATCATTTCAATCTCCTATTTCAAACAGCTTCACTCTCCAACCAACTTCTTGATTCTGTCCATGGCTATTACAGACTTTCTTTTGGGATTCACCATTATGCCCTATAGCATGATCATGTCTGTGGAGAACTGCTGGTATTGTGAGATCACCTTCTGCAAAGTCCACTATAGTTTTAATCTGATGCTCTGTTTAGTTTCCATCTTCCATCTTTGTTCCATTGCTGTTGATCGCTTTTATGCTATCTGTTATCCACTTCATTATTCTAGCAAAATAAGTTTTCCTGTGATAAGGCAATTGCTAGCAGTTTGTTGGACAGTGCCAGTTGCTTTGCTTTTGGGATTGTTTTTTTCAGAAGCATATGCTTCTGGAATAGAAGGCTATAAGATTTTAGTAGCATGCTCCAGTTTGTGTCCCATTGTGTTCAACAAATCATGGGGAACAATTTTGTTCACAGTAGGTTTGTTTGCTCCTGGCTGTTTCATAATAGGGACATATGGAAAAAAAACTGTAATATCCAAAAAGCATGCGCGTGTTGTGAACAACATACCTGATGATGCAAACAATGACATTATAAATCAGCTTTCCAAGAAAAAGGCCAGAAAGGCTGCTAAGACTTCGAGTATCGTTATGGGGGTGTTCCTAATATGCTGGTTTCCATGTTTCTTTACAATCTTAATTGACCTATTTTTAAATTTCACTACCATGTTAGCTTTGTTTGATGCTTTAAACTGGTTTGGTTACTTCAACTCTACCTGCAATCCATTAATATATGGCTTTTTTTATCCATGGTTTCAGAAAGCATTGAAATACATCTTAGGAGGTAAAATATTCAACCCACACTCTCGTACAACTAATCTTTTGCTAAAAATCAACCACAATAGAATAtctgaaatggaaaacaaaagccaatag